One Hyphomonadaceae bacterium BL14 genomic window, GCATCATACCCCATTGCGAGCCGCCCCGCACGCCGCGCGAGACCGAGCGCTGACAGGGCGCGCGCTTCGAGCTGCGCCTCGAACTGGCCCGCCAGGTCCGCTGGCACGTCCACCGGCTCGCCAAAGGCGCGGTGAAAGGCCTTGCGCCGGGCCGCCTGCTCCAGCGTGGCGCGGTCGGCCTTCACCCAGGCACCCCGTCCGGGCAGGCGGGCGGAGACATCCGGCACGACCTGCCCGTCGGGGGACAAGGCGACGCGCAAGAGGCTGGCCTCGCCGAGCACCTCGCCGGTGACGGCGCAGCGGCGCTCGCGCATCGTCTTGACCCGGCTTGTGCGCGCTCCGCGGCTCACGATCTGGCGTCGTCCTCCTCGCCGTCGGCTTCACTGCTGCCGTCTGCGGCGGCGTCATCACCGAGCAGTTCGTTCAGATCGACACCCAGACGCGCGGCCTCGGCTTCGAGATCGGACAGATCCAGATCGTCGAGCTCCGCATCGGACACCTCGGCATCCTCGCTGGCACCCTCTTCAACCTCTTCGGCTTCCGGCTCGAGCGCCTCGGCCTCGATCCAGCCCGCCGCGACCCGGGCGCGCATGATCAGCGCCTCGGCCTCGGCGGCGTCGACCTCCATACCATCCAGGAAGCCAGGCTCGCGCACGCGCTCACCATCGCGGGTCTCATACCAGCCGCGCAGATCGTCCGGCGTCAGACCGGCCAGGTCCTCGACATTTTTCACGTCATTCTCGCCCAGGCGCACCGCCAGCGGCAGGGTGATGCCTTCGATCTCCAGCAGCTCGTCTTCCACACCCAGCTCGGTGCGGCGGGCGTCCTGCTCGGCGGCCTGGCGGTCGAGCCATTCGCGCGCGCGGGTCTGAATTTCAGACGCGGTGGCGTCGTCGAAGCCCTCGATCACAGCGATCTCGTCGAGATCGACGTAGGCGATGTCTTCCATGTCGCCGAATCCTTCGGTGGCCAAGAGCTGGGCGATCACCTCGTCCACATCCAGCCCCTCGATGAACAGGGCGGTGCGGGTGGCAAACTCCTTCTGGCGGCGTTCCGATTCCTCGACCTCGGTGAGGATGTCGATGGACCAGCCGGTCAGCTGGCTGGCCAGACGCACGTTCTGGCCGCGCCGGCCGATGGCCAGCGACAGCTGGTCGTCGGGCACCACCACTTCAATGCGCTGGTTTTCCTCGTCGAGCACCACCTTGGAGACCTCGGCGGGCTGCAGCGCGTTGACAATGAAGGTCGCCGGATCGGGGTTGAACGGGATGATGTCGATCTTTTCGCCGGCCAGCTCGTTGACCACTGCCTGAACCCGGCTGCCGCGCATGCCGACGCAGGCCCCCACCGGATCGATGGAGCTGTCATTG contains:
- a CDS encoding RNA-binding protein, with the translated sequence MSRGARTSRVKTMRERRCAVTGEVLGEASLLRVALSPDGQVVPDVSARLPGRGAWVKADRATLEQAARRKAFHRAFGEPVDVPADLAGQFEAQLEARALSALGLARRAGRLAMGYDAVRLGLQKGPDPALRIEASDGAADGRGKLDALARAARPDLATVSCFSADALGAALGRSGVVHLLLAQGPEAQSFKGLVSKLAGFRDLDPAARA
- the nusA gene encoding transcription termination factor NusA, producing MAIGVSANKLEILQIARAVAQEKMIDEKIVLGAIEEAIQKAARSRYGAELDIHCKINSKTGEMRLTSRTTVVEEVENESHEITLDAARKRDPQAEIGTVFEEELPPIEFGRVASQTAKQVITQKVREAERERQYEEYKDRVGEVINGIVKRVEYGNVIVDLGKAEGIIRRADGIPREALQNNDRVRAYIYDVRPEVRGPQIFLSRAHNDFMAALFAQEVPEVYEGVIEIPRVARDPGSRAKIAVISNDSSIDPVGACVGMRGSRVQAVVNELAGEKIDIIPFNPDPATFIVNALQPAEVSKVVLDEENQRIEVVVPDDQLSLAIGRRGQNVRLASQLTGWSIDILTEVEESERRQKEFATRTALFIEGLDVDEVIAQLLATEGFGDMEDIAYVDLDEIAVIEGFDDATASEIQTRAREWLDRQAAEQDARRTELGVEDELLEIEGITLPLAVRLGENDVKNVEDLAGLTPDDLRGWYETRDGERVREPGFLDGMEVDAAEAEALIMRARVAAGWIEAEALEPEAEEVEEGASEDAEVSDAELDDLDLSDLEAEAARLGVDLNELLGDDAAADGSSEADGEEDDARS